In Temnothorax longispinosus isolate EJ_2023e chromosome 10, Tlon_JGU_v1, whole genome shotgun sequence, a single window of DNA contains:
- the LOC139821119 gene encoding uncharacterized protein isoform X3 translates to MNFAKNSSSSQLIQGQFPHMDENMSSGLFDSSFEPTDFDNSEVSKLQALLEDKHLILDTECLLQALEQCFSVCPIESLDERIFKKVLPKAQHFLSQVVKVIDDIITGNNVRFDDLDGIKYKLQVCDGLLAFWKKCVEHISALEKVQAAYVASLCDILPETTRIIFEHCKDSMSAGFRGSVRIPSQEMAAHATHACQDMPAGAGYHIRTNTRTAAIFSGGRPSQLFHSQSPKLTIYAKYGALLSGAMQELRNLFAKACAVFKLFFATLNGIIVFDTDVQSETELLTKVVDAYGNIASIANGMDTKTFVELSEIFAKLVIVYQSEIKPYNIATHFIRMTKDVSCLLSAAMDQNDKNAERNVMVAMRLLRIIEKLTLSYGASFTHEMILDLVELLAQMHGYSCLIKSSERTILAGATSFLNIIFSHDNFKQVYFEYGRQNVPRDQYIRRLNYHLLTIAIMKKLNGMPFEHHCKWSLGSDSILDIAFTYIEHLEEEICVGDLQLSSVRAIGEGPRFVGIYEATLVSVCNLVSQILPEDFHALELLLLKHLLSGHLWCSLLSSDVWCFIGRLGSSQLCVDHVKHLIKVSTALVERRDSIEAIMIDNMIVRLYDLLNEDVKSTLFDNLIDHLDVDYYVTSLHLLMANTKSLSSERLKRKIEDLPKAFLDLQEHPSTCNWKCLMQVVSAIIAVDYSDNKDVINVLTKLWSFVAGTIIECEGKQLDLLTDLVVTVLDATYLKNLHDDSFYAILISVATSCVHLPPRGKIKICHFLQQNIKYLGRCGIQSIASILTELFSRLLEDENPWVRQEALETFEHVGHVCPEQLVAEIAKALAKILSISNVMQAYLTSKSYYVFKGFINMQDYLRYLAKAVQNHGDEHRCHEYNESEREEKMPKLKKNSHEIIAPMLTQLDEQAEKLYKGLTKVLEDQAVISEDICRRLITVLEKIIQLQGNENSWN, encoded by the exons GCTCTACTGGAAGATAAACATCTCATTCTTGATACGGAATGTTTACTACAGGCGCTGGAACAATGTTTCTCTGTATGTCCAATTGAATCGCTCGACGAgcgaattttcaaaaaagtttTGCCGAAAGCTCAACACTTTCTGTCACag GTCGTGAAAGTTATAGATGATATAATAACGGGCAATAACGTGAGATTTGACGATCTGGATGGCATCAAGTACAAGCTACAAGTTTGCGATGGGCTTCTTGCCTTTTGGAAGAAATGCGTAGAACATATTTCCGCGCTCGAGAAAGTTCAAGCTGCCTACGTAGCATCATTATGCGACATTCTACCAGAAACAACGAGAATAATTTTCGAGCATTGCAAAGACAG TATGTCGGCAGGATTTCGGGGTTCGGTCAGGATACCCTCTCAAGAAATGGCCGCTCACGCAACACACGCATGCCAAGACATGCCCGCCGGCGCCGGGTATCACATACGCACTAACACACGTACCGCCGCTATTTTTTCTGGGGGCCGGCCGTCACAACTTTTCCATAGCCAAAGCCCAAAGTTAACGATCTA CGCAAAATATGGAGCGTTACTGAGCGGTGCGATGCAAGAATTGAGGAATCTGTTTGCGAAAGCGTGCGCGGTCTTCAAGCTATTCTTTGCCACTTTGAACGGCATAATCGTCTTCGACACGGACGTGCAATCGGAAACGGAGCTGTTGACGAAAG tGGTTGATGCGTATGGTAACATCGCTTCTATTGCGAACGGAATGGATACCAAGACGTTCGTTGAGTTGTCCGAGATATTTGCCAAGCTGGTCATCGTTTACCAGAGCGAAATCAAACCATACAATATCGCGACGCATTTTATTCGAATGACGAAGGACGTATCTTGCCTTTTGTCCGCCGCTATG GATCAGAACGATAAGAACGCGGAACGAAATGTAATGGTTGCTATGCGTTTGCTGAGAATCATCGAGAAATTAACATTGTCTTACGGCGCATCTTTCACACACGAGATGATTCTAGACTTGGTAGAACTTCTGGCGCAAATGCACGG atattcttgtttaataaaaagtagcGAAAGAACAATCTTAGCCGGCGCTacgtcttttttaaatatcatctTCAGTCATGACAATTTCAAGCAG GTATATTTTGAGTATGGAAGGCAAAATGTTCCACGTGATCAATATATACGTAGATTAAATTACCATTTACTGACGATCGCTATCATGAAGAAATTGAATGGCATGCCATTCGAACACCATTGCAAGTGGTCTTTAGGCTCAGATTCGATTTTGGATATTGCTTTTACGTACATAGAACATC TCGAAGAAGAAATCTGCGTCGGAGACCTGCAACTGTCAAGTGTTCGCGCGATCGGCGAAGGGCCGCGGTTTGTTGGAATTTACGAAGCAACTTTGGTATCTGTTTGCAATTTGGTCAGTCAAATTCTTCCGGAAGATTTTCACGCACTCGAACTGCTTCTACTAAAGCATTTACTGTCCGGTCACCTCTGGTGCTCACTATTAAGCTCGGATGTTTGGTGCTTTATTGGCAG acTCGGCTCTTCGCAACTATGCGTCGATCACGTTAAACATCTGATTAAAGTTTCTACTGCCTTGGTAGAACGACGCGATAGCATAGAAGCGATTATGATTGACAACATGATTGTCAGATTGTACGATCTGTTAAACGAAGATGTGAAATCCACTCTGTTTGACAATCTTATCGACCACCTGGATGTGGATTATTATGTTACTAGTTTGCATTTGTTAATGGCGAACACCAAATCTCTTTCATCGGAACGATTAAAGCGTAAAATCGAAGACTTGCCGAAGGCTTTCTTAGATCTGCAGGAACACCCTTCTACATGCAATTGGAAGTGCCTT atgcAGGTTGTGTCCGCGATAATAGCAGTGGATTACAGTGATAATAAGGATGTTATTAACGTCCTAACTAAACTATGGAGTTTCGTTGCAGGAACGATTATTGAATGCGAAGGCAAACAACTGGATCTATTGACTGACTTGGTTGTTACCGTACTCGACGCTACTTATCTCAAAAATCTTCATGATGACAGCTTTTATGCG ATTCTGATATCCGTCGCAACTTCATGTGTCCATCTACCGCCTCGAGGCAAGATCAAGATCTGCCATTTTCTACAACAGAATATCAAATATCTCGGTCGTTGCGGAATCCAAAGCATTGCGTCTATTTTGACTGAATTGTTCAGTCGCTTACTAGAAGACGAAAATCCCTGGGTACGCCAAGAGGCCTTAGAGACCTTTGAACACGTCGGACATGTATGTCCAGAGCAGCTGGTCGCCGAAATAGCGAAAGCATTAGCAAAGATACTCAGCATCAGTAATGTTATGCAAGCTTATTTGACCTCGAAATCATATTATGTCTTCAAGGGTTTTATCAACATGCAAGATTATCTTAGATACTTGGCTAAAGCTGTTCAAAATCATGGCGATGAGCATAGATGTCATGAGTACAAC GAATccgaaagagaagagaagatgCCGAAGCTGAAGAAGAACTCGCATGAAATCATTGCGCCGATGTTAACACAGCTGGATGAACAAGCGGAAAAGCTGTACAAAGGATTGACGAAGGTGTTAGAAGATCAGGCTGTTATCAGTGAGGATATATGCAGGAGATTGATAACCGTCctcgaaaaaattattcaacttCAGGGAAACGAAAATTCATGGAACTGA
- the LOC139821119 gene encoding uncharacterized protein isoform X8 translates to MIFEKLFICAGCDICRPYIHAYIKLRSSLPRKAVGSRCRGPEFESHQDMDENMSSGLFDSSFEPTDFDNSEVSKLQALLEDKHLILDTECLLQALEQCFSVCPIESLDERIFKKVLPKAQHFLSQVVKVIDDIITGNNVRFDDLDGIKYKLQVCDGLLAFWKKCVEHISALEKVQAAYVASLCDILPETTRIIFEHCKDSMSAGFRGSVRIPSQEMAAHATHACQDMPAGAGYHIRTNTRTAAIFSGGRPSQLFHSQSPKLTIYAKYGALLSGAMQELRNLFAKACAVFKLFFATLNGIIVFDTDVQSETELLTKVVDAYGNIASIANGMDTKTFVELSEIFAKLVIVYQSEIKPYNIATHFIRMTKDVSCLLSAAMDQNDKNAERNVMVAMRLLRIIEKLTLSYGASFTHEMILDLVELLAQMHGYSCLIKSSERTILAGATSFLNIIFSHDNFKQVYFEYGRQNVPRDQYIRRLNYHLLTIAIMKKLNGMPFEHHCKWSLGSDSILDIAFTYIEHLEEEICVGDLQLSSVRAIGEGPRFVGIYEATLVSVCNLVSQILPEDFHALELLLLKHLLSGHLWCSLLSSDVWCFIGRLGSSQLCVDHVKHLIKVSTALVERRDSIEAIMIDNMIVRLYDLLNEDVKSTLFDNLIDHLDVDYYVTSLHLLMANTKSLSSERLKRKIEDLPKAFLDLQEHPSTCNWKCLMQVVSAIIAVDYSDNKDVINVLTKLWSFVAGTIIECEGKQLDLLTDLVVTVLDATYLKNLHDDSFYAGSSVV, encoded by the exons GCTCTACTGGAAGATAAACATCTCATTCTTGATACGGAATGTTTACTACAGGCGCTGGAACAATGTTTCTCTGTATGTCCAATTGAATCGCTCGACGAgcgaattttcaaaaaagtttTGCCGAAAGCTCAACACTTTCTGTCACag GTCGTGAAAGTTATAGATGATATAATAACGGGCAATAACGTGAGATTTGACGATCTGGATGGCATCAAGTACAAGCTACAAGTTTGCGATGGGCTTCTTGCCTTTTGGAAGAAATGCGTAGAACATATTTCCGCGCTCGAGAAAGTTCAAGCTGCCTACGTAGCATCATTATGCGACATTCTACCAGAAACAACGAGAATAATTTTCGAGCATTGCAAAGACAG TATGTCGGCAGGATTTCGGGGTTCGGTCAGGATACCCTCTCAAGAAATGGCCGCTCACGCAACACACGCATGCCAAGACATGCCCGCCGGCGCCGGGTATCACATACGCACTAACACACGTACCGCCGCTATTTTTTCTGGGGGCCGGCCGTCACAACTTTTCCATAGCCAAAGCCCAAAGTTAACGATCTA CGCAAAATATGGAGCGTTACTGAGCGGTGCGATGCAAGAATTGAGGAATCTGTTTGCGAAAGCGTGCGCGGTCTTCAAGCTATTCTTTGCCACTTTGAACGGCATAATCGTCTTCGACACGGACGTGCAATCGGAAACGGAGCTGTTGACGAAAG tGGTTGATGCGTATGGTAACATCGCTTCTATTGCGAACGGAATGGATACCAAGACGTTCGTTGAGTTGTCCGAGATATTTGCCAAGCTGGTCATCGTTTACCAGAGCGAAATCAAACCATACAATATCGCGACGCATTTTATTCGAATGACGAAGGACGTATCTTGCCTTTTGTCCGCCGCTATG GATCAGAACGATAAGAACGCGGAACGAAATGTAATGGTTGCTATGCGTTTGCTGAGAATCATCGAGAAATTAACATTGTCTTACGGCGCATCTTTCACACACGAGATGATTCTAGACTTGGTAGAACTTCTGGCGCAAATGCACGG atattcttgtttaataaaaagtagcGAAAGAACAATCTTAGCCGGCGCTacgtcttttttaaatatcatctTCAGTCATGACAATTTCAAGCAG GTATATTTTGAGTATGGAAGGCAAAATGTTCCACGTGATCAATATATACGTAGATTAAATTACCATTTACTGACGATCGCTATCATGAAGAAATTGAATGGCATGCCATTCGAACACCATTGCAAGTGGTCTTTAGGCTCAGATTCGATTTTGGATATTGCTTTTACGTACATAGAACATC TCGAAGAAGAAATCTGCGTCGGAGACCTGCAACTGTCAAGTGTTCGCGCGATCGGCGAAGGGCCGCGGTTTGTTGGAATTTACGAAGCAACTTTGGTATCTGTTTGCAATTTGGTCAGTCAAATTCTTCCGGAAGATTTTCACGCACTCGAACTGCTTCTACTAAAGCATTTACTGTCCGGTCACCTCTGGTGCTCACTATTAAGCTCGGATGTTTGGTGCTTTATTGGCAG acTCGGCTCTTCGCAACTATGCGTCGATCACGTTAAACATCTGATTAAAGTTTCTACTGCCTTGGTAGAACGACGCGATAGCATAGAAGCGATTATGATTGACAACATGATTGTCAGATTGTACGATCTGTTAAACGAAGATGTGAAATCCACTCTGTTTGACAATCTTATCGACCACCTGGATGTGGATTATTATGTTACTAGTTTGCATTTGTTAATGGCGAACACCAAATCTCTTTCATCGGAACGATTAAAGCGTAAAATCGAAGACTTGCCGAAGGCTTTCTTAGATCTGCAGGAACACCCTTCTACATGCAATTGGAAGTGCCTT atgcAGGTTGTGTCCGCGATAATAGCAGTGGATTACAGTGATAATAAGGATGTTATTAACGTCCTAACTAAACTATGGAGTTTCGTTGCAGGAACGATTATTGAATGCGAAGGCAAACAACTGGATCTATTGACTGACTTGGTTGTTACCGTACTCGACGCTACTTATCTCAAAAATCTTCATGATGACAGCTTTTATGCG ggcagcagtgtggtctag
- the LOC139821119 gene encoding uncharacterized protein isoform X6, with protein sequence MIFEKLFICAGCDICRPYIHAYIKLRSSLPRKAVGSRCRGPEFESHQDMDENMSSGLFDSSFEPTDFDNSEVSKLQALLEDKHLILDTECLLQALEQCFSVCPIESLDERIFKKVLPKAQHFLSQVVKVIDDIITGNNVRFDDLDGIKYKLQVCDGLLAFWKKCVEHISALEKVQAAYVASLCDILPETTRIIFEHCKDSMSAGFRGSVRIPSQEMAAHATHACQDMPAGAGYHIRTNTRTAAIFSGGRPSQLFHSQSPKLTIYAKYGALLSGAMQELRNLFAKACAVFKLFFATLNGIIVFDTDVQSETELLTKVVDAYGNIASIANGMDTKTFVELSEIFAKLVIVYQSEIKPYNIATHFIRMTKDVSCLLSAAMDQNDKNAERNVMVAMRLLRIIEKLTLSYGASFTHEMILDLVELLAQMHGYSCLIKSSERTILAGATSFLNIIFSHDNFKQVYFEYGRQNVPRDQYIRRLNYHLLTIAIMKKLNGMPFEHHCKWSLGSDSILDIAFTYIEHLEEEICVGDLQLSSVRAIGEGPRFVGIYEATLVSVCNLVSQILPEDFHALELLLLKHLLSGHLWCSLLSSDVWCFIGRLGSSQLCVDHVKHLIKVSTALVERRDSIEAIMIDNMIVRLYDLLNEDVKSTLFDNLIDHLDVDYYVTSLHLLMANTKSLSSERLKRKIEDLPKAFLDLQEHPSTCNWKCLMQVVSAIIAVDYSDNKDVINVLTKLWSFVAGTIIECEGKQLDLLTDLVVTVLDATYLKNLHDDSFYACGLVVERQTRNLRNQVRVH encoded by the exons GCTCTACTGGAAGATAAACATCTCATTCTTGATACGGAATGTTTACTACAGGCGCTGGAACAATGTTTCTCTGTATGTCCAATTGAATCGCTCGACGAgcgaattttcaaaaaagtttTGCCGAAAGCTCAACACTTTCTGTCACag GTCGTGAAAGTTATAGATGATATAATAACGGGCAATAACGTGAGATTTGACGATCTGGATGGCATCAAGTACAAGCTACAAGTTTGCGATGGGCTTCTTGCCTTTTGGAAGAAATGCGTAGAACATATTTCCGCGCTCGAGAAAGTTCAAGCTGCCTACGTAGCATCATTATGCGACATTCTACCAGAAACAACGAGAATAATTTTCGAGCATTGCAAAGACAG TATGTCGGCAGGATTTCGGGGTTCGGTCAGGATACCCTCTCAAGAAATGGCCGCTCACGCAACACACGCATGCCAAGACATGCCCGCCGGCGCCGGGTATCACATACGCACTAACACACGTACCGCCGCTATTTTTTCTGGGGGCCGGCCGTCACAACTTTTCCATAGCCAAAGCCCAAAGTTAACGATCTA CGCAAAATATGGAGCGTTACTGAGCGGTGCGATGCAAGAATTGAGGAATCTGTTTGCGAAAGCGTGCGCGGTCTTCAAGCTATTCTTTGCCACTTTGAACGGCATAATCGTCTTCGACACGGACGTGCAATCGGAAACGGAGCTGTTGACGAAAG tGGTTGATGCGTATGGTAACATCGCTTCTATTGCGAACGGAATGGATACCAAGACGTTCGTTGAGTTGTCCGAGATATTTGCCAAGCTGGTCATCGTTTACCAGAGCGAAATCAAACCATACAATATCGCGACGCATTTTATTCGAATGACGAAGGACGTATCTTGCCTTTTGTCCGCCGCTATG GATCAGAACGATAAGAACGCGGAACGAAATGTAATGGTTGCTATGCGTTTGCTGAGAATCATCGAGAAATTAACATTGTCTTACGGCGCATCTTTCACACACGAGATGATTCTAGACTTGGTAGAACTTCTGGCGCAAATGCACGG atattcttgtttaataaaaagtagcGAAAGAACAATCTTAGCCGGCGCTacgtcttttttaaatatcatctTCAGTCATGACAATTTCAAGCAG GTATATTTTGAGTATGGAAGGCAAAATGTTCCACGTGATCAATATATACGTAGATTAAATTACCATTTACTGACGATCGCTATCATGAAGAAATTGAATGGCATGCCATTCGAACACCATTGCAAGTGGTCTTTAGGCTCAGATTCGATTTTGGATATTGCTTTTACGTACATAGAACATC TCGAAGAAGAAATCTGCGTCGGAGACCTGCAACTGTCAAGTGTTCGCGCGATCGGCGAAGGGCCGCGGTTTGTTGGAATTTACGAAGCAACTTTGGTATCTGTTTGCAATTTGGTCAGTCAAATTCTTCCGGAAGATTTTCACGCACTCGAACTGCTTCTACTAAAGCATTTACTGTCCGGTCACCTCTGGTGCTCACTATTAAGCTCGGATGTTTGGTGCTTTATTGGCAG acTCGGCTCTTCGCAACTATGCGTCGATCACGTTAAACATCTGATTAAAGTTTCTACTGCCTTGGTAGAACGACGCGATAGCATAGAAGCGATTATGATTGACAACATGATTGTCAGATTGTACGATCTGTTAAACGAAGATGTGAAATCCACTCTGTTTGACAATCTTATCGACCACCTGGATGTGGATTATTATGTTACTAGTTTGCATTTGTTAATGGCGAACACCAAATCTCTTTCATCGGAACGATTAAAGCGTAAAATCGAAGACTTGCCGAAGGCTTTCTTAGATCTGCAGGAACACCCTTCTACATGCAATTGGAAGTGCCTT atgcAGGTTGTGTCCGCGATAATAGCAGTGGATTACAGTGATAATAAGGATGTTATTAACGTCCTAACTAAACTATGGAGTTTCGTTGCAGGAACGATTATTGAATGCGAAGGCAAACAACTGGATCTATTGACTGACTTGGTTGTTACCGTACTCGACGCTACTTATCTCAAAAATCTTCATGATGACAGCTTTTATGCG tgtggtctagtggtagagcgccagactcgtaatctgaggaaccaggttcgagtccactag
- the LOC139821119 gene encoding uncharacterized protein isoform X2: MNFAKNSSSSQLIQGQFPRKSACRCVIRELPDMDENMSSGLFDSSFEPTDFDNSEVSKLQALLEDKHLILDTECLLQALEQCFSVCPIESLDERIFKKVLPKAQHFLSQVVKVIDDIITGNNVRFDDLDGIKYKLQVCDGLLAFWKKCVEHISALEKVQAAYVASLCDILPETTRIIFEHCKDSMSAGFRGSVRIPSQEMAAHATHACQDMPAGAGYHIRTNTRTAAIFSGGRPSQLFHSQSPKLTIYAKYGALLSGAMQELRNLFAKACAVFKLFFATLNGIIVFDTDVQSETELLTKVVDAYGNIASIANGMDTKTFVELSEIFAKLVIVYQSEIKPYNIATHFIRMTKDVSCLLSAAMDQNDKNAERNVMVAMRLLRIIEKLTLSYGASFTHEMILDLVELLAQMHGYSCLIKSSERTILAGATSFLNIIFSHDNFKQVYFEYGRQNVPRDQYIRRLNYHLLTIAIMKKLNGMPFEHHCKWSLGSDSILDIAFTYIEHLEEEICVGDLQLSSVRAIGEGPRFVGIYEATLVSVCNLVSQILPEDFHALELLLLKHLLSGHLWCSLLSSDVWCFIGRLGSSQLCVDHVKHLIKVSTALVERRDSIEAIMIDNMIVRLYDLLNEDVKSTLFDNLIDHLDVDYYVTSLHLLMANTKSLSSERLKRKIEDLPKAFLDLQEHPSTCNWKCLMQVVSAIIAVDYSDNKDVINVLTKLWSFVAGTIIECEGKQLDLLTDLVVTVLDATYLKNLHDDSFYAILISVATSCVHLPPRGKIKICHFLQQNIKYLGRCGIQSIASILTELFSRLLEDENPWVRQEALETFEHVGHVCPEQLVAEIAKALAKILSISNVMQAYLTSKSYYVFKGFINMQDYLRYLAKAVQNHGDEHRCHEYNESEREEKMPKLKKNSHEIIAPMLTQLDEQAEKLYKGLTKVLEDQAVISEDICRRLITVLEKIIQLQGNENSWN; encoded by the exons GCTCTACTGGAAGATAAACATCTCATTCTTGATACGGAATGTTTACTACAGGCGCTGGAACAATGTTTCTCTGTATGTCCAATTGAATCGCTCGACGAgcgaattttcaaaaaagtttTGCCGAAAGCTCAACACTTTCTGTCACag GTCGTGAAAGTTATAGATGATATAATAACGGGCAATAACGTGAGATTTGACGATCTGGATGGCATCAAGTACAAGCTACAAGTTTGCGATGGGCTTCTTGCCTTTTGGAAGAAATGCGTAGAACATATTTCCGCGCTCGAGAAAGTTCAAGCTGCCTACGTAGCATCATTATGCGACATTCTACCAGAAACAACGAGAATAATTTTCGAGCATTGCAAAGACAG TATGTCGGCAGGATTTCGGGGTTCGGTCAGGATACCCTCTCAAGAAATGGCCGCTCACGCAACACACGCATGCCAAGACATGCCCGCCGGCGCCGGGTATCACATACGCACTAACACACGTACCGCCGCTATTTTTTCTGGGGGCCGGCCGTCACAACTTTTCCATAGCCAAAGCCCAAAGTTAACGATCTA CGCAAAATATGGAGCGTTACTGAGCGGTGCGATGCAAGAATTGAGGAATCTGTTTGCGAAAGCGTGCGCGGTCTTCAAGCTATTCTTTGCCACTTTGAACGGCATAATCGTCTTCGACACGGACGTGCAATCGGAAACGGAGCTGTTGACGAAAG tGGTTGATGCGTATGGTAACATCGCTTCTATTGCGAACGGAATGGATACCAAGACGTTCGTTGAGTTGTCCGAGATATTTGCCAAGCTGGTCATCGTTTACCAGAGCGAAATCAAACCATACAATATCGCGACGCATTTTATTCGAATGACGAAGGACGTATCTTGCCTTTTGTCCGCCGCTATG GATCAGAACGATAAGAACGCGGAACGAAATGTAATGGTTGCTATGCGTTTGCTGAGAATCATCGAGAAATTAACATTGTCTTACGGCGCATCTTTCACACACGAGATGATTCTAGACTTGGTAGAACTTCTGGCGCAAATGCACGG atattcttgtttaataaaaagtagcGAAAGAACAATCTTAGCCGGCGCTacgtcttttttaaatatcatctTCAGTCATGACAATTTCAAGCAG GTATATTTTGAGTATGGAAGGCAAAATGTTCCACGTGATCAATATATACGTAGATTAAATTACCATTTACTGACGATCGCTATCATGAAGAAATTGAATGGCATGCCATTCGAACACCATTGCAAGTGGTCTTTAGGCTCAGATTCGATTTTGGATATTGCTTTTACGTACATAGAACATC TCGAAGAAGAAATCTGCGTCGGAGACCTGCAACTGTCAAGTGTTCGCGCGATCGGCGAAGGGCCGCGGTTTGTTGGAATTTACGAAGCAACTTTGGTATCTGTTTGCAATTTGGTCAGTCAAATTCTTCCGGAAGATTTTCACGCACTCGAACTGCTTCTACTAAAGCATTTACTGTCCGGTCACCTCTGGTGCTCACTATTAAGCTCGGATGTTTGGTGCTTTATTGGCAG acTCGGCTCTTCGCAACTATGCGTCGATCACGTTAAACATCTGATTAAAGTTTCTACTGCCTTGGTAGAACGACGCGATAGCATAGAAGCGATTATGATTGACAACATGATTGTCAGATTGTACGATCTGTTAAACGAAGATGTGAAATCCACTCTGTTTGACAATCTTATCGACCACCTGGATGTGGATTATTATGTTACTAGTTTGCATTTGTTAATGGCGAACACCAAATCTCTTTCATCGGAACGATTAAAGCGTAAAATCGAAGACTTGCCGAAGGCTTTCTTAGATCTGCAGGAACACCCTTCTACATGCAATTGGAAGTGCCTT atgcAGGTTGTGTCCGCGATAATAGCAGTGGATTACAGTGATAATAAGGATGTTATTAACGTCCTAACTAAACTATGGAGTTTCGTTGCAGGAACGATTATTGAATGCGAAGGCAAACAACTGGATCTATTGACTGACTTGGTTGTTACCGTACTCGACGCTACTTATCTCAAAAATCTTCATGATGACAGCTTTTATGCG ATTCTGATATCCGTCGCAACTTCATGTGTCCATCTACCGCCTCGAGGCAAGATCAAGATCTGCCATTTTCTACAACAGAATATCAAATATCTCGGTCGTTGCGGAATCCAAAGCATTGCGTCTATTTTGACTGAATTGTTCAGTCGCTTACTAGAAGACGAAAATCCCTGGGTACGCCAAGAGGCCTTAGAGACCTTTGAACACGTCGGACATGTATGTCCAGAGCAGCTGGTCGCCGAAATAGCGAAAGCATTAGCAAAGATACTCAGCATCAGTAATGTTATGCAAGCTTATTTGACCTCGAAATCATATTATGTCTTCAAGGGTTTTATCAACATGCAAGATTATCTTAGATACTTGGCTAAAGCTGTTCAAAATCATGGCGATGAGCATAGATGTCATGAGTACAAC GAATccgaaagagaagagaagatgCCGAAGCTGAAGAAGAACTCGCATGAAATCATTGCGCCGATGTTAACACAGCTGGATGAACAAGCGGAAAAGCTGTACAAAGGATTGACGAAGGTGTTAGAAGATCAGGCTGTTATCAGTGAGGATATATGCAGGAGATTGATAACCGTCctcgaaaaaattattcaacttCAGGGAAACGAAAATTCATGGAACTGA